The DNA segment CTAAGGCAAGAATAAGTAAAGTTCTCTTCATAAGTATTGTCATTAAGTAGGTTGTGTAAAAGTACTATTTCTATATGAAAAGTGCAATTTTTCTGTCGAAACATTTGCAGGATTAAAAAAAAGCCGTACCTTTGCAACGCTTTAGAAATAAAGCACCGACCTGAACAGCGTCTGGAGAGATGGCAGAGTGGTCGAATGCGGCGGTCTTGAAAACCGTTGTACTGCAAGGTACCGGGGGTTCGAATCCCTCTCTCTCCGCAAGCAATCAAAAAACTACAGCTAATAATCTTATAAACAGATTGTTAGCTGTTTTTGTTTTTGTGTTTTTCAAAAAATGCAACCAGATTGCAACTGGTTAAAATTCTCTCATTTATTTCAGCTCAATAAACCGCGTCCTAAGGGCGTGGTCAGAGACGTTTTACGGGTTTGCCTGAAAATAGTCTATGTTTCACGACAGTCTGTTCTCTCTTTAAATCCGTTGTTTGTGTTTTAAATCATTTAACCGACGATTGTTTTTGAGTAGGTGACCTCATAAGTTTATAGAAACCATTACCTTTGTCTCGGATTTTTGAAAAGGCTTTTATTGTTAGGCCTGGTTATTTGTATTTGTAGAAACTAATACTCTCGATCAGGCTTTTGTAAAGAATATATTGTATGAGTAAATGGTTTTCTCTGTTGGCTATTGTATTTATCTTGCTGACATCTTGTCAGGTCAATAAGAAACTGGTCTTGATGCAGGGCTTGGGTGAAAATGTAAATCTCGCTACAGCCCGTCTTGATTCATTGCCGGAGCCTGTTATCAAGAACGGGGATTTGCTCTATATAGATGTCTACACCTTATCCATGGAGGCGTCTGCTCCTTATAATAAGCTGGGGATGGTAGAGCCGGGAGCTACAAGTAACTTATTGAATACTAGAAATAACAATAGCAATTCTACAGTGAATGCTTATCTGGTAGATAAGAACGGCGAAATAGAGTTTCCGGTCATAGGGAGACTAAAGGTTGTCGGAATGACGCATTACCAGTTGGAAGACTTTATCCGTAAACAGACTTACCCTCGTTTCCTGAAAGAAAACCCTATTGTGACTGTACGTTTTCAGGGATTCAGTGTATTTATCATGAAGGAGCTTGGTGGAGCCACAGAAGTCACAACAACAAAAGAACGAATTAATATCCTCGAAGCTATAGCAAAGGCTGGTGGCTTGTCAATCACCAGTCGGAGAGACAACGTATTGGTCATACGGGAAAATCAACAGGGAAAACGAGAGGTATTCCGTGTGGATCTTACCGATAAAAACCTGATCTATTCGCCTTATTATTACCTACAACAAAATGATCTGGTTTATATTGAACCATCCAGAAATAGTCTCTACTCCTCTGTTCTTTCGAGTAATTGGGGGGTAGCCATGCAAGTGATTTCGCCTTTCCTGACCCTGACTTCGCTGTTGCTATTGTTGAAAAAATAATCGTTTAAAATCAGTTATCGAAAGGTCAAGGTTGTCTGAGATAGAAAGGCTTACTAAAGTCAAAACAGAATTAAGATAAGAAAAAGGTGCTTCTGGCGCCTTTTTTTTATGTTCCCGGGATTACATCCCCCCCCTTCGATATATTAGTTTCCCCGAAGGAATTTTAGCAGCATAGTATATAAGAGTAGTTGTTAGATTCTCAATTAAGAGGCCTTAGAATTGACTGTATGTAAAGAAATGCTTTGGTTTTTGTTTTTAAATTACAAACGACCTCCTTTGATAATG comes from the Parabacteroides sp. FAFU027 genome and includes:
- a CDS encoding polysaccharide biosynthesis/export family protein yields the protein MSKWFSLLAIVFILLTSCQVNKKLVLMQGLGENVNLATARLDSLPEPVIKNGDLLYIDVYTLSMEASAPYNKLGMVEPGATSNLLNTRNNNSNSTVNAYLVDKNGEIEFPVIGRLKVVGMTHYQLEDFIRKQTYPRFLKENPIVTVRFQGFSVFIMKELGGATEVTTTKERINILEAIAKAGGLSITSRRDNVLVIRENQQGKREVFRVDLTDKNLIYSPYYYLQQNDLVYIEPSRNSLYSSVLSSNWGVAMQVISPFLTLTSLLLLLKK